In Helianthus annuus cultivar XRQ/B chromosome 3, HanXRQr2.0-SUNRISE, whole genome shotgun sequence, a single window of DNA contains:
- the LOC110931103 gene encoding uncharacterized protein LOC110931103 — MKSFHRTIHNPRRLFRPPTTTLLPLTTTLCLPPPQTTMSTSSSSTQQNPEQSSLTQVLTYHNQTKHSFTNYARGPRGLDWDNQPNPFRRYISAPLRPLLHPNSGDSVPYNSLFKTLPFPKPINKITISEFFYDSLALSAWKSIGFSTWSLRVNPSSGNLHPTEAYIICPPVESVSDSGFVAHYAPKVHALEVRAQIPSGFFTNLFPDGSFLIGLTSVFWRESWKYGERGFRYCNHDVGHAIGAVSMAAAGQGWDVKVLDGLGHDELKKVMGLEVFSEFEIPERAVKGKFEEIEFEHPDCLLLVFPSGIDGFDVNYEDLRLAISEFSNLDWKGEPNSLSKEHVCWDIIYRTSEAVKKPLTLEKKFVIDPFEKSGTCSEDSYKHLPLRELVRKRRSAVDMDGVTSIERNTFYQILLHCLPSGCQEKQKRQLGLPYRAMDWDSEVHCVLFVHRVVGLPKGLYFLVRNEEHFDDLKKATRSEFKWEKPEGCPQELPLYELAQMDCMKLSKHLSCHQDIASDGCFSLGMVARVEPTLREKGVWMYPRLFWETGVLGQVLYLEAHAVGISATGIGCFFDDPVHEVLGLTGSNFQSLYHFTVGGPVVDKRITSLPAYPGPGVDA, encoded by the exons ATGAAATCTTTCCACCGGACAATCCACAACCCACGCCGTCTCTTCCGTCCACCCACCACGACCCTCCTCCCTCTCACCACCACTCTCTGCCTCCCACCACCACAAACCACCATGTCAACCTCTTCATCCTCGACCCAACAAAATCCCGAACAATCATCACTAACCCAAGTTCTCACTTACCACAATCAAACCAAACACTCATTCACCAACTACGCTAGAGGCCCACGTGGCCTCGATTGGGACAACCAACCAAACCCTTTTCGCCGCTACATCTCCGCCCCCCTCCGCCCCCTTCTCCACCCTAACTCCGGCGACTCGGTTCCCTACAATTCCCTCTTCAAGACTCTTCCTTTTCCAAAACCCATTAACAAGATTACAATTTCTGAGTTTTTCTACGATTCTCTTGCGTTATCTGCTTGGAAATCAATTGGGTTTTCCACCTGGTCGCTCAGGGTAAACCCTAGCAGTGGTAATTTACACCCAACTGAAGCTTACATCATATGCCCACCAGTTGAATCTGTTTCGGATTCGGGTTTTGTAGCTCATTATGCCCCAAAGGTACATGCTTTGGAGGTTAGGGCTCAAATcccatctgggtttttcaccaaTTTGTTCCCTGATGGGTCTTTTTTAATTGGGCTGACGTCTGTGTTTTGGCGGGAAAGTTGGAAGTATGGTGAGAGGGGGTTTAGGTATTGTAATCATGATGTGGGTCATGCGATTGGGGCGGTTTCGATGGCGGCTGCTGGACAGGGGTGGGATGTGAAGGTGCTTGATGGGTTGGGGCATGATGAGTTGAAGAAGGTAATGGGGCTTGAGGTGTTTTCAGAGTTTGAGATTCCTGAAAGAGCTGTGAAAGGTAAGTTTGAAGAGATTGAATTTGAGCATCCTGATTGTTTGCTTCTTGTTTTTCCTAGTGGGATTGATGGGTTTGATGTGAATTATGAGGATTTGAGGTTAGCGATTTCGGAGTTTTCTAATTTGGATTGGAAAGGAGAGCCTAATTCACTTAGCAAAGAACATGTATGTTGGGATATTATCTATAGGACATCAGAGGCGGTAAAAAAGCCGTTGACATTAGAGAAAAAGTTTGTTATTGATCCGTTCGAAAAGAGTGGGACGTGTAGCGAGGATTCGTATAAGCATTTACCTTTAAGGGAACTCGTTAGAAAGCGTAGGAGTGCAGTTGATATGGATGGAGTTACATCGATTGAAAGAAACACATTTTATCAGATTTTACTGCATTGTCTTCCTTCGGGTTGtcaagaaaaacaaaagaggcaatTGGGGTTGCCGTATCGAGCAATGGATTGGGATAGTGAGGTGCATTGTGTGTTGTTTGTGCATAGAGTTGTCGGTTTGCCAAAAGGGTTGTACTTTCTTGTTAGAAATGAAGAACATTTTGATGATCTTAAGAAGGCCACGAGGTCGGAGTTTAAGTGGGAGAAACCCGAGGGTTGCCCACAAGAGTTGCCGTTATATGAACTCGCGCAGATGGATTGTATGAAGCTTTCAAAACATCTTTCGTGCCATCAG GATATAGCAAGTGATGGTTGCTTTAGCCTGGGTATGGTTGCACGTGTTGAGCCGACATTACGGGAGAAGGGTGTTTGGATGTATCCTAGGTTGTTTTGGGAAACCGGGGTTTTGGGTCAGGTTTTGTACCTTGAAGCACACGCGGTTGGCATTTCTGCAACTGGCATTGGTTGCTTTTTCGATGATCCTG TGCATGAGGTTCTTGGGTTGACTGGATCAAACTTTCAGAGCCTTTATCATTTTACAGTTGGCGGGCCTGTTGTCGACAAACGAATAACGAGCCTCCCTGCGTATCCAGGCCCGGGTGTTGATGCATAA
- the LOC110931104 gene encoding molybdate transporter 1, translating to MEPNNNHQSPPQTTTTAAKKLKNNLVFRSKWAEVNGAMGDLGTYIPIVLALTLASDLDLGTTLIFTGVYNFLTGAIYGVPMPVQPMKSIAAVAISDPDFGIPEAMAAGICTGVILFVLGVTGLMRLAYRLIPLPVVRGIQLAQGLSFAMTAVKYIRKVQDFSKSKAKGNRDWMGLDGLVLAIVCVCFIVIVNGAGDEDENENEDDHHDQNDNCVVNGDDQERKWRKIVASLPSAFMVFLLGVILAIIREPKVIKGFKFGPSSMQVVKISKSAWKRGFVKGTIPQLPLSILNSVIAVCKLSTDLFPEKSVTVTSVSVTVGLMNLTGCWFGAMPCCHGAGGLAGQYKFGGRSGGCVALLGATKLVLGLVLGGSIVKILSAFPVGVLGVLLLFAGIELAMCARDMKSKHESFVVLVCTAVSLVGSSAALGFVTGMVAHLLLRLRKLGGPKRVGSISSFWMNNP from the coding sequence ATGGAGCCCAACAACAACCACCAATCCCCACCACAAACCACCACCACAGCCGCCAAAAAGTTGAAAAACAATCTAGTTTTCCGGTCAAAATGGGCTGAAGTCAACGGTGCAATGGGTGACTTAGGTACATACATACCAATAGTTCTAGCACTGACACTTGCTAGTGACCTTGATTTAGGTACAACGTTAATATTCACAGGAGTATACAATTTTCTAACCGGTGCAATCTATGGTGTCCCCATGCCAGTCCAACCCATGAAGTCAATAGCTGCAGTGGCCATATCCGACCCGGATTTCGGGATCCCGGAGGCCATGGCGGCCGGTATATGCACCGGTGTCATCCTGTTTGTTCTCGGTGTGACCGGGCTTATGCGGCTGGCTTATCGCCTCATACCGTTACCAGTTGTTAGGGGGATACAGTTGGCTCAAGGTCTATCCTTTGCTATGACCGCGGTTAAGTATATTCGAAAAGTTCAAGATTTTTCCAAGTCGAAAGCCAAGGGGAATCGAGATTGGATGGGTCTTGATGGATTGGTTTTGGcaattgtttgtgtttgttttattgttattgtgaATGGTGCAGGCGATGAAGATGAAAATGAAAACGAAGATgatcatcatgatcaaaatgatAATTGTGTTGTAAATGGAGATGATCAAGAAAGAAAATGGAGAAAAATTGTTGCAAGTTTACCATCAGCATTTATGGTATTTTTGTTAGGGGTAATATTGGCAATAATAAGAGAGCCCAAAGTGATCAAAGGGTTTAAATTTGGGCCATCTAGTATGCAAGTTGTTAAAATTTCCAAAAGTGCTTGGAAGAGAGGGTTTGTCAAGGGTACAATTCCACAACTACCCTTGTCGATTCTCAACTCGGTTATCGCGGTATGCAAGTTATCGACCGATCTTTTTCCGGAGAAAAGTGTGACGGTGACCTCGGTTTCCGTGACGGTCGGGTTGATGAACCTAACCGGATGTTGGTTCGGTGCAATGCCGTGTTGTCATGGGGCGGGTGGGCTGGCTGGTCAGTATAAGTTTGGGGGGAGGAGTGGGGGGTGTGTGGCCTTACTTGGTGCAACCAAATTGGTACTAGGGTTGGTACTAGGTGGATCTATAGTTAAGATTTTGAGTGCATTTCCGGTTGGGGTTTTAGGGGTTTTGTTGTTGTTTGCTGGTATTGAACTAGCAATGTGTGCTAGGGACATGAAGTCGAAACATGAGTCGTTTGTTGTGCTCGTTTGCACCGCGGTCTCACTTGTTGGCTCAAGTGCAGCACTAGGGTTCGTGACAGGCATGGTAGCGCACTTGCTTCTTAGGCTTCGAAAACTGGGTGGCCCGAAAAGGGTCGGATCCATTTCGTCGTTTTGGATGAATAACCCATAA